From the Achromobacter xylosoxidans A8 genome, the window ATGAACATCTGCTGTTTAATTGCTTCAATCCATAAAATTGTTGTGGTTTGCCCTGGCGCAAACCGAGCATACAGAAAAAAGGGGACGTTTTGGATACGCGATATGTGCAGAGTTTTGTGTCAGTGGTCGAATGCGGATCACTGGCGGAGGCGGCGCGCCGGCTGGACCTGACGCCTGCCGCCATCGCGGCACGGGTGCGCACCCTGGAAGAGGAATTGGGCGCCACGCTCATCAAGCGCGTCGGCCGCAGCGTCAAGGCTACCGAGGCGGGCCTGAAAGTGCTGGAGCGCGCCCGCGGCGTGCTGCGCGAGGTGCGGGATCTGCGCGCCAGCGCCAGCGACGATGCGCCTTTGGGCGAACTGCGCCTGGGCGTGTCGGTGTCGGCGCTGACGGGCATCATGCCCATCGTGCTGGCGCGCCTGTACCGGCGCCTGCCCAAACTTGCCGTCTTCATCGAGCCGGGCACGTCCAATCACCTGTATCACCGGGTGATCAACGGCGACCTGGATGCGGCCTTCATCGTCAAGCCCCAGTTCAACCTGTCCAAGGGCTATGCCTGGAAACTGGTGGCGGAAGAGCCGCTGGTGGTGCTGGCGCCGCCCGACACCGCGAGCAACGACGCCCATGACCTGATGAGCACGCAGCCCTTCATCCGCTACGACCGCAACGTCTGGGGCGGCCGCCTGGCGGACCAGTACCTGCGCCAGCACGGCATCGTACCGCGCGAGCGCCTGGAGGTCGACGGCCTGATGGGCATCGCCTGCATGGTGTCGGAAGGATTGGGGGTGTCGCTGGTGCCCGACTGGGCGCCGGATTGGCTGGACAGCCGGCGCGTCAAGCGCGTGCCGCTGCCGGGGCGGGCGCCGCTGCGCCGCATGGGGATCCTCTGGGCCCGGCACATGCCGCATTCGGCGCTGGCGGAAGCGTTCGTGGAAGAAGCCGGGCTGGCCTTGAACCTGCCTGCGGAGCGGATAGAAGGCGATTGAGAGGCGCGGGGCGCCGGCGAGTCGCATGGGGCCTGGCGCACCGGGGATGGGCCGCGTCAGCATGACCGCGCATCGGGTCCACCATGAAAAACACCCCGGAAACTGGATCGAGATCCAGCTCCCGGGGTGCGGGGTATTGCGCGTCGCAAGCCTTTGCGGGCTTGCGGCTTAGTGGCGCGTTTCGACCTGAACCAGCGGCTCGTTGGAAACGGACGCGACCGGCTTGCGCTCGCGGCCCAGGCGGACCGGCGTATGCGCCGCGGCGATGCGCAGCTGGGTCTGTGCGTGGCGGTCCGGATCGGTTTCCACCCACTGCAGGCCAGCAGCGTTGACCACGTCATGCAGGGCTTGGGCCTTGGCCGACGGAGCAACTGCCGGCACCACGATGGGCTGGCTGGCTACGGGCGCGGCGGCAGGCGCCGGGGCCACCGTTTCCTGGACCACCGGCGCGGCAGGGGCGACGGGGGCGGCAGGGGCGGGCGTGAGCACGGGTTCGACGGCAGCGGCTTCCACCGGTGTCTGTTCGGACGCTGCGGGGGCGGAAGCCTCGCTCGCGGCTTGCACGGAAACCGGCTGCGTTACCTCGGAGGCCACCGTCTGCACGGGCTGGGCCACGGCTTCAGCGGCTTGCACGGGTTCGACCTGTTGGGCTGCAACCGGAGTGGCGGCAACCTTGGCGGGTTCAGCCGGTGCGGCTGCAGCCTCTTGGACTTGCACCGGAGCGGCTTCGACTTGCTGAGGCTGGGCCGGAGCGGCTGCGACCTGCTGGACCGGGGCCGGCTCCACGGCTTGCGCGGCGCTCACGGCGGGCTGGGCAGCGGAGTCTTCCGATTGCTCGGCGCCGTCATCGTCGGCGCCATCTTCGAGCTGCTCATCGCTGCCGGCCAGACCTGCTTCGTCCGGGCTGCGGCGGCCACGGCGGCTGCGGCGGCGGCGGCGCTTGCGCTCGGGATCGGCCGCGCCTTCGGCGCCTTCGATGCCGGGCAGGCCATCGGCGGCCTGTTCGACGGTTTCGGAGGTTTCGGCGACCAGCTCGGCAGCTTCAGGGGCAGGCTTGGTTTCGGGCAGGGCGGTGGCAACCGTCTGCGCCAGGGCGGCGACCATGCTTTCCTGTTCGCTCATCGGCGCGTCGGACTGGCCTTCCTCGCGGCGGTTGCGGCCGCGGCCGCGACGGCGGTTGCGACCGACGCCGGCATCTTCGCCGCCGGCTTCCACGGCTTGCTCGGGACGGTTGGACGCCAGGGCCGCTTGCGTGGCCTGGGTGTCGCGTTCGCCGCGGGCTTCGTTGCGGTTGTGGCGATCGCCGCGTTCCTGGCGTTCGCCTTCGGGGCGGCGGTTGCCGCGCACGTGATGGCGGCCGCCCTCGCTGCCTTCGGCGCCTTCGGCGCGCGACTCGCCGCGGCGGTTGCGGTTGCGGTCCGAACCATGGCGTTCGCCACGGCGTTCCTGGCCGTCATGGCCGCTGCGGCCCTTGCCGCGGCCGGAGCTGGCCCGCTTGGCGCTGTCTTCCTGGACGGCGGGAGCGGGCTTGGCCGCCTCGGAGCTGCCTCCCAGCCAGCCGAACAGGCGCTTGAACAGGCCGCCCAGGCCGCCGGCTGCTGCCGGAGCGGGAGCCGCGGCGGCGGGAGCCGGGGTCGAAACCGGAGCGGGCTGCGAAGGCGTGATGCCCTTGACCAGCGCTTCCGGACGGGACTTGATCTCGTGCTCGCGCGGCTGCCAGGGGGCGTCCGTGGCCGGAGCTTCAACCAGTTCGAAGCTGGTCTTCAGTTCTTCCAGGCGCGGATCGTCGTGGCGCAGGCGCTCGATGTGGTGGTGCGGCGTTTCCAGATGCTTGTTGGGGATCAGCATCAGGTTGACCTTGAGGCGGGCTTCCATCTTGGTGATGTCGGCGCGCTTTTCGTTCAGCAGGTAGGTAGCCACGTCGACCGGCACTTGGGCGTGCACGGCGGCGGTGTTTTCCTTCATGGCTTCTTCTTGCAGCAGGCGCAGCACGTGCAGGGCGCTGGACTCGGCGTCGCGGATCACGCCGGTGCCGTTGCAGCGCGGGCAGGTGATGTGCGAGCCTTCGTTCAGGGCCGGGCGCAGGCGCTGGCGCGACAGTTCCATCAGGCCGAAGCGCGAAATCTTGCCCATCTGGACGCGGGCGCGGTCGAAATGGAGGGCGTCACGCAGGCGCTGTTCGACGGCGCGCTGGTTCTTGCTGTCCTCCATGTCGATGAAGTCGATGACGATCAGGCCGCCCAGGTCGCGCAAACGCAACTGGCGGGCCACTTCGTCGGCGGCTTCCGAGTTGGTGCGCAGCGCGGTTTCCTCGATGTCGGCGCCGCGCGTGGAGCGGGCCGAGTTGACGTCCACGGAAACCAGGGCTTCGGTGTGGTCGATGACGATGGCGCCGCCCGAAGGCAGCGTCACCGTGCGCGAGTAGGCCGTTTCGATCTGGTGTTCGATCTGGAAGCGGGAGAACAGCGGGATATCGTCGCGGTAGCGTTTGACGCGCTGGACGTTGTCCGGCATCACCACGCTCATAAAGGCCGTGGCCTGATCGGCGATCTCGTCGGTATCGATGAGGATCTCACCGATTTCCGGGGAGAAGTAGTCGCGGATGGCCCGGATGACCAGGCTGGATTCCAGGTAGATCAGGATGGGCGCGGAGTTGTCGCGCGCGGCGCCATCGATGGCCGTCCAGAGCTGCAACAGATAGGACAGGTCCCACTGGAGTTCTTCGACGTTGCGGCCGATGCCGGCGGTACGGGCGATGATGCTCATGCCCTGGGGCAGATCGAGCTGCTCCATGGTGTCGCGCAGTTCCTGGCGGTCCTCGCCCTCGACGCGGCGCGAAACACCGCCGCCGCGGGGGTTGTTGGGCATCAGGACCAGGTAGCGGCCAGCCAGCGAGATGAACGTGGTCAGGGCGGCGCCCTTGTTGCCGCGCTCTTCCTTTTCAACCTGGACGATCAGTTCCTGGCCTTCGCGCAGGGCGTCCTGGATGCGGGCGCTGCGGACGTCCACGCCTTCCTTGAAGAAGCTGCGGGCTACTTCCTTGAAGGGCAGGAAGCCGTGGCGGTCTTCGCCGTAGTTGACGAAGCAAGCCTCGAGGCCGGGTTCGATCCGGGTGATGACACCTTTGTAGATGTTGCCTTTGCGTTGTTCGCGGCCGGCAGTCTCGATGTCGAGGTCGATGAGTTTTTGCCCATCGACGATAGCGACGCGTAATTCTTCCTGATGCGTCGCATTGAACAGCATGCGCTTCATGAGAGGGGTTCTCCGTTGTCATGACGCGCCGATATCGGCGCGTGACCTCGGGTCACTCGGGCTGCGGCTGAAGCGGGCAAGAAATGCGGACCGTACCTGGGCGGCGCCCAGGCGTATCCGCCGCGGGTCAGGCGGGCACGTCGAGCCGTGGGGCTCGGGGTTCTGTCAGCAGGAGGGTCAGCTTCACTGAATGTGGTTTGACGGAAAAGTGCTGTGAACGGCAGTTGCGGTCGGATTGGTTGCCCACGCGCAGCTGGTGCTTTAAATATGCGACGATTCTTGCGGTGCTTCAGAGCCGCTTGCGGCATGCAACGGACCTGCTGGGACAGCGGGCAAAATGAATGCCACACCACTATCCGGCAGGGCGCGGTTGCGCCGGCGACCAAATGACCCCAGGGGTTGAATGAGCAGGCAGTACAATGGCGGCCCGCGCGCTCGACGGAGTTGCGTAACGTTGCATCTCTACGTCAGGCGGCTAGTTCAGCCCCTTTAGGCTGTCCCGATTATATGTCGCTTTCCGCAATGCGCAAAGAAACTTCCTCCTCGAAAACCCTCTCTAAAGCTCCCCCCGCCGTCCGCATGGTGGAGGTCGACGCCGAGCAGGCCGGCCAGCGCCTGGACAACTTTCTGGCCAGACTGTGCAAGGGCGTCCCCAAAACCCACATATACAAGGCCATCCGCGGCGGCGAGGTGCGGATAAATAAGGGACGTACTTCGGCCGACTACAGGGTCGCCGAAGGCGATGTGGTGCGTATTCCGCCCTTGCGCTTGCCCGATCCCGGCAAGCCCCGTCCGGTGCCCGGCGCAGAGTTCCCGGTGGTGTTCGAGGACGAGGCCCTGCTGGTGGTGGACAAGCCCGCTGGCGTGGCGGTCCATGGCGGCAGCGGCGTGTCCTTTGGCGTGATCGAGCAATTGCGGGCAGCCCGGCCCGGCGCAAAATTCCTGGAGCTGGTCCACCGCCTGGACCGGGAAACCTCTGGCCTTTTGATGGTGGCCAAGAAGCGCAGCGCCTTGCTGGCGCTGCACGCCATGCTGCGCGAAGGAAAAGGGGATAAGCACTACCTGGCCCTGGTCGAGGGCGATTGGGTCAATGACCGCCAGCACATCAAGCTGGGCCTGTCCAAGTGGACCACCCAGTCCGGCGAACGCCGGGTAAAGGTCGATCCAGACGGCCAGTCGGCGCACACCATCGTCACACTCAAGCAGCGGCTGGGTGGCTATAGTCTGGTCGACGCTGAATTGCGCACCGGCCGTACCCACCAGATCCGGGTGCATCTGGCCGCCAGCGGCTTTCCCATCGTCGGTGATGATAAATACGGTCGCGATGAGGTGCGGGCGGAGTTCGCTCGCATGGGCTTTGGCAGGATGTTCCTGCATGCCCATCAATTGACCTTGGCCCACCCGGTGACGGGCGAGCCCCTCACGCTTACCGCCGAGCTGCCCCCCGCCTGCCGGCAAATACTGAAACAACTGGAGTCGGTCTGATTATGTCGTATTCGCTGGTCGTTTTTGACTGGGATGGCACCCTGATGGATTCCACGCACAGCATCGTGGCAGCCATCCAGGGCGCCTGCCGCGACCTGGAACTGGCGGTGCCGTCGGCATCCGACGCCAGCTGGGTGATAGGCCTGTCCCTGGAAAGCGCCTTGCGCCGCGCGGTGCCGGACCTGACGCAGGCGATGCTGCCGCGCTTCCTGGAGCGCTACCGCACGCATTACCTGCTGCGCGACCCGGAGTTGCGCCTGTTCGAGGGTGTGCAGGAACTGCTGGCCGAACTGGCGGGGCAGAACGTGCGCCTGGCGGTGGCGACCGGCAAGAGCCGCGTGGGCCTGACCCGCGCGCTGGCCGCAACTGGCCTGGGGCCGCTGTTCGACGCCACCCGTACCGCTGACGAGACTTTCAGCAAGCCGCATCCCGCCATGCTGCATGAACTGATGCAGGAGTTGGACGTGGATCCGGATCGCGTGGTGATGGTGGGTGACACCTCGCACGATCTGCAGATGGCGATCAATGCCGGCGTGCACGGCCTGGGCGTGACCTATGGCGCGCATACCCTGAAGGAACTTGAGGGTTGCTCGCCCCAAGCTGTGCTCGACAGCGTGCCGAAGGTGCGCGAGTGGCTGTTGCCGCGGGTCTAGCCGCTGTCTGTCGCCCGGGTTTCCCCGGGCGCGGAACGCCTGCCGCCGGCTCGGGTCTATAGGAAATACCCGCAAGCGCCGCCTGCCGCGGAATATCATGGGGCGGCGCGGCGTCCATGGCTTGCGCAGGGCGCGCCCATGATCCTGCGGGCGCTACACCGGAGACCATGATGCTGATACGCAAGCCCGACGATTTTCTTCCGTCCGAGATCACCTCCGAGGCCGTCTGGCGTTCGCGCCGCGAACTGATGTTGCGCGCCGGGGTGGTTGCCGCCGCCGCGGGCCTGCCAGGCTGGGCCACGCGCAGCGCGCATGCCCAGGAGGCCGGCGCGCTGCCGGGCAAGGCCAACGCCGCCCTGAGCGTCATGGACAAGCAGACCTCGCTGGCCGACATCACCTCGTACAACAACTATTACGAGTTCGGCATGGATAAGGATGATCCAGCCGCCAACGCCGGCAAATTGCAGACCCGTCCCTGGAGCGTGAGTGTCGAGGGCGAAGTCGGCAAGCCGCGCACGTTTTCCATAGAGGAACTGCTGAAGCTGGCGCCGATGGAAGATCGCGTCTATCGGCTGCGCTGCGTCGAGGGCTGGTCCATGGTGATCCCCTGGGTGGGGTATTCGCTGTCGGCGCTGCTCAAGCAGACGGAACCCACGGGCAACGCCAAGTACGTGGAATTCGTGACCGCCGTGCAGCGCGAGAACATGCCCGGCGTGCGCTCCGGCGTCCTGGATTGGCCCTACGTGGAGGGCCTGCGTATCGATGAGGCCATGAATCCCCTGGCCATGCTGGTGTTCGGCGTCTACGGCCGCGTGCTGCCGAACCAGAACGGTGCGCCGCTCCGTTTGGCCGTGCCCTGGAAGTACGGTTTCAAGTCGGCCAAGTCCCTGGTGAAGATCCGTCTGGTGGAAAAGCTGCCCGTGTCGTCCTGGATCAAGGCGGCGCCGCAGGAGTATGGCTTCTACGCCAATGTGAACCCGGACGTGCCCCATCCACGCTGGAGCCAGGCCACCGAGCGCCGTATCGGCGAGGACGGCCTGTTCTCGCCCAAGCGCAAGACCTTGATGTTCAACGGTTATGGCGAGCAGGTGGCGGCGCTCTACCAGGGCATGGATCTAAAGGCGAACTATTGAGGCGTTCGTATGCCTGATGGCACTCCGCAGGCGGTTCCCGCTGCGCCGCCACGCAAGACACAGCTTTCTGCCAAGGCGGTAGGGCGTTTCAAGCCGTTCCTGTTCCTGCTTGGGCTGACGCCTTTCGCGCGCTGGATCTGGCTGGGCGTGAACAACGGGCTGACGGCGAATCCCGTCGAGTTCCTGACCCGTTCCTCGGGCACCTGGACCTTGGTCTGCCTGCTCGTGACGCTGGCCATCACGCCGCTGCGCCGGCTGACCGGCCAGCCCGCCCTGGTGCGCTTGCGCCGCATGTGCGGCCTGTTCGCGTTCTTCTATGGGTCCATGCATTTCATGGCCTGGGTCTGGTGGGACCGCGGTTTCGATCCGGCGGGCATGCTGCGGGATATCGGCGAACGTCCCTTCATCATGGTGGGATTCGCGGCGTTCGTGCTGATGGCCGCGCTGGCGGCCACCTCGACGCAATGGGCCATGCGCAAGCTGGGCAAGCGCTGGCAGAGCCTGCATCGCGCCATCTATGCCATCGGGCTGCTGGCGGTGCTGCATTACTGGTGGCACAAGGCAGGCAAGAACGACCTGACTCAACCCGCGCTCTACGCCGCCGTGCTGGCCCTGCTGCTGGGCTGGCGGCTGTTCGCGTGGCTACGCGCGCGGCGCTGAGGCTGGCCGGTTCTACAACATCGCCAGCATGATGGCGGCGGTTTCGGCGTCGGGCTGGCCGTCGTACAGCGCCGGCCGGTAGTGCATCTGGAAGGCGGCCAGTGCGCCGATCGTGGCTGGATCCAGCGCGCCGTCCTGCGGGCAGGCGTAGCCCAACCGCGTCAACTGCTTCTGGAACCACGCCACGTCGGGGGCGCCCTGGATCTGCAGGCGCGCAAGGTGCTCGGCGGCGCCGGTTTCGTCATACCAGCGCCCGATTCCCGACGCGGCCAGGGCTTTCCAGGGGAAAAGGGGGCCAGGGTCGACCTTGCGCTGCGGGGCGATGTCGCTGTGGCCCACGATGTTTTCGGGCGCGATGCCGTGGCGCTGCGCAATATCGCGTACGAGTATGGTCAGCGCGCGCAATTGCCGGTCGTTATAGGGGTGCCAGACGGGCTTGCCGTCCGTGCCCTCCGTCCAGCCTGGATTGACGATTTCTATGCCGATGGACGTGCTGTTCATGGCGATGTTGCCGTACCAGGAGCTGGCGCCGGCGTGCCAGGCGGCGCGGCTCTCGTCCACCAGCCGGTAGACGTGTCCAGCGTCGTTGACCAGATAATGGGAGCTGACCTTGCCCTTGGAGAGCAATTCCATCGAACGGGCGTCGTCGACGCTGGTGTAGTGCAGCACGATGCTGCGTACCCGGCTGGCCTGGCTGACCGCGGTGATCGAAGTGTCCAGGTCCAGGCCGGCGGGGCCGCGCGCGGCGCACCCTGCCAGGATGGCCGCGGCAAGCGGCGCAAGAATCAGGCGGCGCATGGGTCAGCGCGCCAGGAAGAGGAACAGCGTGGGCAGCTTGTCGAGCTGGGGCGCTGGCTGCTTTTTCCAGTCGGCCACGCTGCGGGTGACGATCCATTCGTCGACGGTCGTGACCGAGCGCGCCACGCACAGCTTGGTGTCGCCTTTCAGGCTGGCCAGCAGCGTGGCGAACATGGCGGCGTTGCGATAGGGGGTTTCGATCAGCAGTTGGGTCTGGTTGTGCTTGGCCGAGTGCTGTTCCCAGGCGCGCAGCTGCTTGGCGCGTTCCGCCGGATCCACAGGCGCGTAGCCATGGAAGGCGAAGCGCTGGCCGTCCAGTCCGCTGGCCATCAGGCCCAGCAGGATGGAGGATGGGCCGACCCAGGGCTTGACGGCGATGCCCAGGCGGTGAGCGGCGTCCGCGACCTTGGCCCCCGGATCCGCGACGGCGGGGCAGCCGGCCTCGGAAACCAGGCCGATTTCCGCGCCCTTGAGCGCAGGCTCCAGCCAGGCCTTGATCTGGGCGGCGTCGACCTTGTCGTTCAGGGTGTGGATGGTGATTTCCTGCAGCGGCCGGACGGTGCCGATCAGCTTGAGGAAGGCGCGGGCGGTCTTGGCGTTTTCGGCGATATAGGTGTCCAGCCGGCCCGCCAGGGTGCGGACCTCGGCGGGTAGCCAGCGCTCGGGCGGGGCTTCGCCCAGGCCGACCGGGATCAGGTGCAGCGCGCCGCTCATGCGGCGGCTCCAGGGGCGTCCAGCGGATCCAGGCCGAACTGCGTCAGCATGCGAGTTAGTGCGATCAGCGGCAGGCCGATGATGGCGGTGGGGTCGTCGCTCTGGATGCTCTCCATAAGCGCGATGCCCAGGCTTTCCGCCTTGGCGCTGCCTGCGGTATCGTAGGGTTCCTCGGCGCGCAGATAGGCCTCGATGGCGCCGTCCGTCAAATGGCGGAAACGGCAGCGCGTGACAATGTCGGCTTTTTCCACCCGTTGGCCGTCGGTGACGGCCAGGGCGCTGTGGAATTCCACGATTTGACCCGACAAGGCCCGCAATTGCGCCAGGGCGCGCGGGAAATCCCCCGGCTTGCCTATGGGCTGTCCGTCCACGGTGGCCACCTGGTCCGAGCCGATCACGATGCTGCCGGGATGCTTGGCTGCGACCGCCATGGCCTTGGCCACGGACAGGCGCAGCGCCAGGGCTTCCGGCGTTTCGCCGGACTGTGGCGTTTCGTCTACATCGGGGGAAATCGCCGTGAAGGGCAGGCGCAGGCGGGACAGCAGTTCTTTGCGGTAACGCGAGCTGGACGCGAGGATCAGGCTAGGCTTTGAAGGCATGCGATATTTGACGTTAATGCGTAAGTCACAGTATTATCTAACGTTTTGCGGGATTTTTGCATGGCTGGGCGTTAAGCCCGCTGCGGCGGGTGGTTAAACCCACTGCATACAGGCGCA encodes:
- the msrQ gene encoding protein-methionine-sulfoxide reductase heme-binding subunit MsrQ — protein: MPDGTPQAVPAAPPRKTQLSAKAVGRFKPFLFLLGLTPFARWIWLGVNNGLTANPVEFLTRSSGTWTLVCLLVTLAITPLRRLTGQPALVRLRRMCGLFAFFYGSMHFMAWVWWDRGFDPAGMLRDIGERPFIMVGFAAFVLMAALAATSTQWAMRKLGKRWQSLHRAIYAIGLLAVLHYWWHKAGKNDLTQPALYAAVLALLLGWRLFAWLRARR
- a CDS encoding Rne/Rng family ribonuclease, which gives rise to MKRMLFNATHQEELRVAIVDGQKLIDLDIETAGREQRKGNIYKGVITRIEPGLEACFVNYGEDRHGFLPFKEVARSFFKEGVDVRSARIQDALREGQELIVQVEKEERGNKGAALTTFISLAGRYLVLMPNNPRGGGVSRRVEGEDRQELRDTMEQLDLPQGMSIIARTAGIGRNVEELQWDLSYLLQLWTAIDGAARDNSAPILIYLESSLVIRAIRDYFSPEIGEILIDTDEIADQATAFMSVVMPDNVQRVKRYRDDIPLFSRFQIEHQIETAYSRTVTLPSGGAIVIDHTEALVSVDVNSARSTRGADIEETALRTNSEAADEVARQLRLRDLGGLIVIDFIDMEDSKNQRAVEQRLRDALHFDRARVQMGKISRFGLMELSRQRLRPALNEGSHITCPRCNGTGVIRDAESSALHVLRLLQEEAMKENTAAVHAQVPVDVATYLLNEKRADITKMEARLKVNLMLIPNKHLETPHHHIERLRHDDPRLEELKTSFELVEAPATDAPWQPREHEIKSRPEALVKGITPSQPAPVSTPAPAAAAPAPAAAGGLGGLFKRLFGWLGGSSEAAKPAPAVQEDSAKRASSGRGKGRSGHDGQERRGERHGSDRNRNRRGESRAEGAEGSEGGRHHVRGNRRPEGERQERGDRHNRNEARGERDTQATQAALASNRPEQAVEAGGEDAGVGRNRRRGRGRNRREEGQSDAPMSEQESMVAALAQTVATALPETKPAPEAAELVAETSETVEQAADGLPGIEGAEGAADPERKRRRRRSRRGRRSPDEAGLAGSDEQLEDGADDDGAEQSEDSAAQPAVSAAQAVEPAPVQQVAAAPAQPQQVEAAPVQVQEAAAAPAEPAKVAATPVAAQQVEPVQAAEAVAQPVQTVASEVTQPVSVQAASEASAPAASEQTPVEAAAVEPVLTPAPAAPVAPAAPVVQETVAPAPAAAPVASQPIVVPAVAPSAKAQALHDVVNAAGLQWVETDPDRHAQTQLRIAAAHTPVRLGRERKPVASVSNEPLVQVETRH
- a CDS encoding N-acetylmuramoyl-L-alanine amidase; translated protein: MRRLILAPLAAAILAGCAARGPAGLDLDTSITAVSQASRVRSIVLHYTSVDDARSMELLSKGKVSSHYLVNDAGHVYRLVDESRAAWHAGASSWYGNIAMNSTSIGIEIVNPGWTEGTDGKPVWHPYNDRQLRALTILVRDIAQRHGIAPENIVGHSDIAPQRKVDPGPLFPWKALAASGIGRWYDETGAAEHLARLQIQGAPDVAWFQKQLTRLGYACPQDGALDPATIGALAAFQMHYRPALYDGQPDAETAAIMLAML
- a CDS encoding SAM-dependent methyltransferase, which encodes MSGALHLIPVGLGEAPPERWLPAEVRTLAGRLDTYIAENAKTARAFLKLIGTVRPLQEITIHTLNDKVDAAQIKAWLEPALKGAEIGLVSEAGCPAVADPGAKVADAAHRLGIAVKPWVGPSSILLGLMASGLDGQRFAFHGYAPVDPAERAKQLRAWEQHSAKHNQTQLLIETPYRNAAMFATLLASLKGDTKLCVARSVTTVDEWIVTRSVADWKKQPAPQLDKLPTLFLFLAR
- a CDS encoding Maf-like protein, whose protein sequence is MPSKPSLILASSSRYRKELLSRLRLPFTAISPDVDETPQSGETPEALALRLSVAKAMAVAAKHPGSIVIGSDQVATVDGQPIGKPGDFPRALAQLRALSGQIVEFHSALAVTDGQRVEKADIVTRCRFRHLTDGAIEAYLRAEEPYDTAGSAKAESLGIALMESIQSDDPTAIIGLPLIALTRMLTQFGLDPLDAPGAAA
- a CDS encoding LysR family transcriptional regulator → MVECGSLAEAARRLDLTPAAIAARVRTLEEELGATLIKRVGRSVKATEAGLKVLERARGVLREVRDLRASASDDAPLGELRLGVSVSALTGIMPIVLARLYRRLPKLAVFIEPGTSNHLYHRVINGDLDAAFIVKPQFNLSKGYAWKLVAEEPLVVLAPPDTASNDAHDLMSTQPFIRYDRNVWGGRLADQYLRQHGIVPRERLEVDGLMGIACMVSEGLGVSLVPDWAPDWLDSRRVKRVPLPGRAPLRRMGILWARHMPHSALAEAFVEEAGLALNLPAERIEGD
- a CDS encoding RluA family pseudouridine synthase, producing the protein MRKETSSSKTLSKAPPAVRMVEVDAEQAGQRLDNFLARLCKGVPKTHIYKAIRGGEVRINKGRTSADYRVAEGDVVRIPPLRLPDPGKPRPVPGAEFPVVFEDEALLVVDKPAGVAVHGGSGVSFGVIEQLRAARPGAKFLELVHRLDRETSGLLMVAKKRSALLALHAMLREGKGDKHYLALVEGDWVNDRQHIKLGLSKWTTQSGERRVKVDPDGQSAHTIVTLKQRLGGYSLVDAELRTGRTHQIRVHLAASGFPIVGDDKYGRDEVRAEFARMGFGRMFLHAHQLTLAHPVTGEPLTLTAELPPACRQILKQLESV
- the msrP gene encoding protein-methionine-sulfoxide reductase catalytic subunit MsrP, producing the protein MLIRKPDDFLPSEITSEAVWRSRRELMLRAGVVAAAAGLPGWATRSAHAQEAGALPGKANAALSVMDKQTSLADITSYNNYYEFGMDKDDPAANAGKLQTRPWSVSVEGEVGKPRTFSIEELLKLAPMEDRVYRLRCVEGWSMVIPWVGYSLSALLKQTEPTGNAKYVEFVTAVQRENMPGVRSGVLDWPYVEGLRIDEAMNPLAMLVFGVYGRVLPNQNGAPLRLAVPWKYGFKSAKSLVKIRLVEKLPVSSWIKAAPQEYGFYANVNPDVPHPRWSQATERRIGEDGLFSPKRKTLMFNGYGEQVAALYQGMDLKANY
- a CDS encoding HAD family hydrolase — its product is MSYSLVVFDWDGTLMDSTHSIVAAIQGACRDLELAVPSASDASWVIGLSLESALRRAVPDLTQAMLPRFLERYRTHYLLRDPELRLFEGVQELLAELAGQNVRLAVATGKSRVGLTRALAATGLGPLFDATRTADETFSKPHPAMLHELMQELDVDPDRVVMVGDTSHDLQMAINAGVHGLGVTYGAHTLKELEGCSPQAVLDSVPKVREWLLPRV